A region of Jonquetella anthropi DSM 22815 DNA encodes the following proteins:
- the rpsF gene encoding 30S ribosomal protein S6, translating to MRLYEMMVIINPSVEEHSAEIKGIEELVARLSGEVTKSDLWGKRRLAYEIKGLNEGIYVVFELKLDPSALSELDRLMKLRPNVVRHMVTVRDEK from the coding sequence GTGCGTCTCTACGAAATGATGGTCATTATCAATCCGTCCGTCGAAGAGCACAGCGCCGAAATCAAGGGTATTGAGGAGTTGGTTGCCCGTCTCTCCGGAGAAGTAACCAAGTCTGACCTCTGGGGAAAACGCCGTTTAGCCTACGAGATCAAGGGCCTCAACGAGGGCATTTACGTCGTGTTCGAGCTGAAGCTCGATCCGTCGGCATTGTCGGAGCTCGATCGGCTGATGAAGCTGCGTCCGAACGTCGTCCGTCACATGGTGACCGTTCGGGACGAGAAGTAG
- a CDS encoding single-stranded DNA-binding protein, whose protein sequence is MARGFNRVILVGNLTKDPELRYTSSKTPVASFTLAVNRTWKGKNGELQEDVAFVPIVVWGAQAENCERYLSKGRAALVEGRIATRSYEDKSGQKRYVTEVVADTVQFLGGGSRDGDQSESSGPRQSYGAPKRGDEPANLRSGFSSYGEDDSFPMDISEVGPSGGEAEIPF, encoded by the coding sequence ATGGCACGGGGATTTAACCGAGTGATTCTGGTAGGAAACCTGACGAAGGATCCGGAACTTCGCTACACGTCTAGCAAGACGCCGGTAGCGAGTTTTACCTTGGCGGTCAACCGCACGTGGAAGGGCAAGAACGGAGAGCTTCAGGAGGACGTGGCGTTTGTTCCCATCGTCGTCTGGGGCGCTCAGGCCGAAAACTGTGAGCGGTACCTTTCCAAGGGGCGGGCGGCCCTCGTTGAGGGGCGCATTGCCACCCGGTCCTATGAGGATAAGTCCGGACAGAAACGGTACGTGACTGAAGTCGTCGCCGACACAGTTCAGTTCCTCGGCGGCGGAAGCCGGGACGGCGATCAGTCCGAAAGTTCAGGACCTCGCCAATCGTACGGCGCTCCTAAGCGCGGCGACGAGCCGGCCAATCTTCGGTCTGGCTTCTCGTCATACGGCGAGGACGACAGTTTCCCGATGGATATCTCCGAAGTCGGTCCTTCCGGCGGCGAAGCGGAGATCCCCTTTTAG